From Rhodamnia argentea isolate NSW1041297 chromosome 10, ASM2092103v1, whole genome shotgun sequence, a single genomic window includes:
- the LOC115739131 gene encoding uncharacterized protein LOC115739131 isoform X1, with protein sequence MAWWVLNNLRYSTMVLGVSNAAVVILGCCLLLISFPSCGPRQTLPFAAVTLAAAVRILAMVRTGIAQEATATTVLESSHSAVVDAVIRQERRMRYKKWIRWTRFATVVMMVQFVAATYLVLKMVKSISNNETTSDCILGIVSKASLWKRNMLVLFIVMVCFVALLQCFTGSDVLRWRSFYATEDNAWKAHYREVFDHGMREALCCLGRVKYLSVMEEDEVYSVARLLGDLVAYRASGTGHLELLAGLALFQRNSLSSKHHGGLTDAPRGQIEEAATLHKFAEAAYTVFDLLGPLLDFGRNPFIFPCAWLYRQGILTPWSCNRRPKLHGDNWWRGHAAAFLKYAGLPPDALRQGRVCQAKCEAAYFIAVLHHARTVVVAVRGTETPEDLITDGLCRECTLSAEDLDGLMSHPCSDIRQSIKTSFPHYGHSGIVVAARELFLQVEGNPGNNGDEEPILRSHLSSLMGPGCECDGYNLRIVGHSLGGAIAAMLGLRLYRCYPNLHVYTYGSLPCVDSVVAEACSDFVTSIVYDNEFSARLSVGSIHRLRAAAIMALSQDSKTDTALMYRLARQFLYLGQYQSQGIRKLAPGSVFNSDPVSTGEYGRNVCGGQYSNKDKGKDERFSDLFLLGEAVVEEVVVDVEHDNLTSPFKDDISIANSFDDPVTEFMETLPNSNHASADDPKEMFLPGLIVHIVPDKRSLLTPIWKALTISEMPQKFKAYISDRETFKDIVVSPSMFLDHLPWRSTKTWVIMCISCSACLLDFWTKPCHNSCEVLELRNLLSGVCASDVSVTFFLLKSIHVLWAAARLNSCYQCQLLSQRKTITRSVMYAARIRVLSTSMTIFYELGKLPICKLDKMSGCCPIHNPLIKIIVGGSFPNPKGWLLVT encoded by the exons ATGGCGTGGTGGGTCCTGAATAACCTGAGGTACTCGACGATGGTGTTGGGCGTCTCCAACGCGGCGGTGGTGATCCTGGGCTGCTGTCTCTTGCTCATCTCTTTTCCCTCCTGTGGCCCTCGCCAGACGCTTCCTTTCGCGGCGGTCACCTTGGCCGCTGCCGTCAGAATCCTCGCCATGGTTCGTACGGGGATCGCCCAAGAAGCCACGGCCACGACCGTCCTCGAGTCTTCCCACAGCGCAGTCGTCGATGCCGTCATTCGCCAGGAGAGACGG ATGAGGTATAAAAAATGGATTCGGTGGACCCGATTTGCTACGGTTGTCATGATGGTGCAATTCGTGGCTGCAACTTATCTTGTGCTCAAGATGGTTAAGTCTATTTCCAACAATGAAACAACGAGTGATTGCATCTTAG GGATTGTCTCCAAAGCAAGCTTGTGGAAGCGAAATATGCTGGTTTTATTCATTGTCATGGTGTGTTTTGTTGCACTACTTCAGTGTTTTACGGGCTCCGATGTTCTGAGGTGGAGATCATTTTATGCAACTGAGGACAATGCATGGAAGGCCCACTATAGGGAGGTATTTGATCATGGCATGCGTGAGGCTTTATGCTGTCTTGGACGTGTAAAATACTT GAGTGTTATGGAGGAAGATGAAGTTTATTCAGTAGCACGACTACTTGGGGATCTTGTTGCCTATCGTGCGTCAGGCACTGGCCACCTGGAACTTTTGGCAG GCCTAGCTTTGTTTCAGAGGAACAGTCTTTCATCAAAACATCATGGAGGGCTAACGGATGCACCTAGAGGACAAATCGAGGAGGCCGCCACTCTTCATAAGTTTGCTGAAGCTGCCTACACAGTATTTGATCTTCTG GGTCCTTTGCTTGATTTTGGAAGAAATCCCTTCATCTTTCCATGTGCATGGCTCTACAGGCAGGGGATCTTGACTCCCTGGTCCTGCAACAG GAGGCCAAAACTTCATGGCGATAATTGGTGGCGAGGTCATGCAGCTGCCTTCTTGAAGTATGCTGGTCTGCCTCCTGACGCACTTCGCCAAGGCCGTGTCTGTCAG GCAAAATGTGAGGCTGCGTATTTCATTGCTGTTCTCCATCATGCAAGGACAGTTGTAGTTGCTGTTCGTGGAACTGAGACACCTGAAGACCTCATAACAGATGGTTTATGCAGAGAATGCACCCTCTCTGCCGAAGACTTGGATGGATTGATGAG TCACCCTTGCTCTGACATCAGGCAAAGCATCAAGACCTCTTTTCCCCATTATGGGCACTCTGGGATCGTCGTGGCTGCACGAGAACTTTTTCTGCAAGTTGAAGGAAATCCTGGAAACAATG GAGACGAGGAGCCCATATTGAGGAGCCATCTGTCCTCATTGATGGGTCCAGGATGTGAGTGTGATGGTTACAATTTGCGGATAGTGGGGCACTCTCTTGGAGGTGCCATTGCTGCTATGCTAGGCCTTCGA CTGTATCGTTGCTATCCAAATCTTCATGTGTATACATATGGAAGCCTTCCATGTGTTGATTCAGTGGTGGCAGAAGCCTGTTCAGATTTTGTGACAAG CATTGTATACGACAATGAATTTTCTGCGCGCCTTTCAGTGGGATCAATCCACCGACTTCGTGCAGCTGCCATTATGGCACTTTCTCAAGATTCAAAAACTGATACAGCATTGATGTATAGACTCGCCCGCCAATTTCTATATCTTGGCCAGTATCAATCCCAGGGAATTAGAAAACTGGCACCTGGCTCGGTATTTAACTCTGATCCAGTCTCAACTGGAGAATATGGTCGAAACGTATGTGGGGGCCAATATTCTAATAAGGATAAAG GAAAGGACGAACGTTTCAGTGATTTGTTCCTCTTGGGTGAGGCAGTTGTGGAAGAAGTGGTTGTTGATGTTGAGCATGACAATCTCACCAGCCCTTTTAAAGATGACATTTCAATTGCAAATTCATTTGATGATCCTGTGACCGAATTTATGGAGACTCTCCCAAATTCTAACCATGCTTCGGCTGATGATCCAAAAGAGATGTTTCTACCAGGTCTCATTGTCCATATAGTGCCAGATAAGAGGAGCTTGCTCACTCCCATTTGGAAAGCTTTGACAATCAGCGAGATGCCACAGAAATTTAAAGCATATATATCAGACAGAGAGACATTCAAAGATATTGTGGTCTCCCCTTCAATGTTTCTTGACCATCTTCCTTGGAG ATCAACGAAGACATGGGTTATTATGTGCATAAGCTGCAGTGCTTGCCTTCTAGACTTCTGGACAAAGCCGTGTCATAACTCCTG TGAAGTACTTGAATTACGAAACTTGCTATCTGGTGTATGCGCTAGTGATGTGTCGGTTACCTTTTTTCTCTTGAAGAGCATACATGTTCTCTGGGCTGCTGCAAGGCTCAACTCCTGCTACCAGTGCCAGTTGCTTTCACAGAGGAAAACCATCACCCGAAGTGTGATGTATGCTGCTAGAATTCGTGTGCTCTCAACTTCGATGACtatctt TTACGAGTTAGGGAAATTACCAATCTGTAAACTTGACAAAATGTCTGGGTGTTGTCCTATTCATAATCCACTCATCAAAATAATAGTTGGAGGAAGTTTTCCCAACCCGAAAGGGTGGTTGCTTGTCACTTAA
- the LOC115739256 gene encoding la-related protein 6B-like, protein MAEESPDPQPHSPASSSSSDPTLARSGSFSLLSARAPKFDITPRASSSRRPDLHPPPHHRLSIPPPPPPAALHHVDPLIPNSLFHLLPMQDHFPHPHALAVQYHHHRPPPHHPHNQHRGAHQDAIMLEGRGDQPNLRHTQIQAPAEQDEGACSKNGLSDEAVQKVLNQVEYYFSDIHLATTDHLMRFISNDPEGYVPIAVVASFKKIKALITSNSQLSSILQNSSKLVVSEDGKKVKRRYPLIDSDVEELQSRVVIGENLPEDHCHQNLMKLFSAVGSPKAIRIRQPQASYGGASSALRSGKADGMHYTNKLHAFVEYESADVAEKAVSTPSINKVHHNV, encoded by the exons ATGGCTGAGGAGTCTCCCGATCCTCAACCTCACTCCcccgcttcttcttcctcctccgatCCCACTCTCGCCCGCAGCGGATCCTTCAGCCTCCTCAGCGCCCGCGCTCCCAAGTTTGACATCACCCCCCGGGCCTCCTCCTCTCGCCGCCCCGATCTCCACCCTCCGCCCCACCACCGCCTCTCCATcccgccgcctccgcctcccGCCGCCCTCCACCACGTCGATCCCCTCATCCCTAACTCTCTCTTCCACTTGCTCCCGATGCAGGACCATTTCCCCCATCCCCACGCTCTCGCTGTCCAGTATCACCACCACCGGCCCCCGCCTCATCATCCTCACAATCAGCACCGCGGTGCACATCAAGACGCGATCATGCTTGAGGGACGCGGTGATCAGCCTAATCTAAGACACACGCAGATCCAAGCTCCGGCAGAGCAGGATGAAGGTGCCTGCTCAAAAAACGGCCTCTCCGACGAAGCCGTGCAGAAGGTTCTCAATCAG GTGGAGTATTATTTCAGTGATATACACCTGGCTACCACTGACCACCTGATGAGGTTCATCAGCAATGATCCTGAAGGATATG TACCAATAGCTGTTGTCGCTTCCTTCAAGAAGATCAAAGCCCTCATTACCAGCAATTCCCAGCTTTCTTCTATTTTGCAGAACTCGTCAAAACTT GTAGTTAGTGAAGATGGGAAGAAAGTTAAACGGCGGTATCCTTTGATTGACTCAGACGTGGAGGAGCTGCAA TCACGAGTCGTCATTGGAGAAAACCTACCAGAAGATCATTGCCACCAGAACCTTATGAAACTTTTCTCTGCAGTTGGGAG TCCGAAGGCAATTCGTATCCGTCAACCTCAAGCTTCCTATGGTGGAGCTTCTTCAGCACTCAGATCAGGAAAGGCTGATGGAATGCATTATACTAACAAG TTGCATGCTTTTGTGGAATATGAATCCGCTGATGTAGCCGAGAAAGCAGTGAGTACTCCATCTATCAATAAGGTGCATCATAATGTATAA
- the LOC115739131 gene encoding uncharacterized protein LOC115739131 isoform X2: MAWWVLNNLRYSTMVLGVSNAAVVILGCCLLLISFPSCGPRQTLPFAAVTLAAAVRILAMVRTGIAQEATATTVLESSHSAVVDAVIRQERRMRYKKWIRWTRFATVVMMVQFVAATYLVLKMVKSISNNETTSDCILGIVSKASLWKRNMLVLFIVMVCFVALLQCFTGSDVLRWRSFYATEDNAWKAHYREVFDHGMREALCCLGRVKYLSVMEEDEVYSVARLLGDLVAYRASGTGHLELLAGLALFQRNSLSSKHHGGLTDAPRGQIEEAATLHKFAEAAYTVFDLLGPLLDFGRNPFIFPCAWLYRQGILTPWSCNRRPKLHGDNWWRGHAAAFLKYAGLPPDALRQGRVCQAKCEAAYFIAVLHHARTVVVAVRGTETPEDLITDGLCRECTLSAEDLDGLMSHPCSDIRQSIKTSFPHYGHSGIVVAARELFLQVEGNPGNNAGDEEPILRSHLSSLMGPGCECDGYNLRIVGHSLGGAIAAMLGLRLYRCYPNLHVYTYGSLPCVDSVVAEACSDFVTSIVYDNEFSARLSVGSIHRLRAAAIMALSQDSKTDTALMYRLARQFLYLGQYQSQGIRKLAPGSVFNSDPVSTGEYGRNVCGGQYSNKDKGKDERFSDLFLLGEAVVEEVVVDVEHDNLTSPFKDDISIANSFDDPVTEFMETLPNSNHASADDPKEMFLPGLIVHIVPDKRSLLTPIWKALTISEMPQKFKAYISDRETFKDIVVSPSMFLDHLPWRSTKTWVIMCISCSACLLDFWTKPCHNS; this comes from the exons ATGGCGTGGTGGGTCCTGAATAACCTGAGGTACTCGACGATGGTGTTGGGCGTCTCCAACGCGGCGGTGGTGATCCTGGGCTGCTGTCTCTTGCTCATCTCTTTTCCCTCCTGTGGCCCTCGCCAGACGCTTCCTTTCGCGGCGGTCACCTTGGCCGCTGCCGTCAGAATCCTCGCCATGGTTCGTACGGGGATCGCCCAAGAAGCCACGGCCACGACCGTCCTCGAGTCTTCCCACAGCGCAGTCGTCGATGCCGTCATTCGCCAGGAGAGACGG ATGAGGTATAAAAAATGGATTCGGTGGACCCGATTTGCTACGGTTGTCATGATGGTGCAATTCGTGGCTGCAACTTATCTTGTGCTCAAGATGGTTAAGTCTATTTCCAACAATGAAACAACGAGTGATTGCATCTTAG GGATTGTCTCCAAAGCAAGCTTGTGGAAGCGAAATATGCTGGTTTTATTCATTGTCATGGTGTGTTTTGTTGCACTACTTCAGTGTTTTACGGGCTCCGATGTTCTGAGGTGGAGATCATTTTATGCAACTGAGGACAATGCATGGAAGGCCCACTATAGGGAGGTATTTGATCATGGCATGCGTGAGGCTTTATGCTGTCTTGGACGTGTAAAATACTT GAGTGTTATGGAGGAAGATGAAGTTTATTCAGTAGCACGACTACTTGGGGATCTTGTTGCCTATCGTGCGTCAGGCACTGGCCACCTGGAACTTTTGGCAG GCCTAGCTTTGTTTCAGAGGAACAGTCTTTCATCAAAACATCATGGAGGGCTAACGGATGCACCTAGAGGACAAATCGAGGAGGCCGCCACTCTTCATAAGTTTGCTGAAGCTGCCTACACAGTATTTGATCTTCTG GGTCCTTTGCTTGATTTTGGAAGAAATCCCTTCATCTTTCCATGTGCATGGCTCTACAGGCAGGGGATCTTGACTCCCTGGTCCTGCAACAG GAGGCCAAAACTTCATGGCGATAATTGGTGGCGAGGTCATGCAGCTGCCTTCTTGAAGTATGCTGGTCTGCCTCCTGACGCACTTCGCCAAGGCCGTGTCTGTCAG GCAAAATGTGAGGCTGCGTATTTCATTGCTGTTCTCCATCATGCAAGGACAGTTGTAGTTGCTGTTCGTGGAACTGAGACACCTGAAGACCTCATAACAGATGGTTTATGCAGAGAATGCACCCTCTCTGCCGAAGACTTGGATGGATTGATGAG TCACCCTTGCTCTGACATCAGGCAAAGCATCAAGACCTCTTTTCCCCATTATGGGCACTCTGGGATCGTCGTGGCTGCACGAGAACTTTTTCTGCAAGTTGAAGGAAATCCTGGAAACAATG CAGGAGACGAGGAGCCCATATTGAGGAGCCATCTGTCCTCATTGATGGGTCCAGGATGTGAGTGTGATGGTTACAATTTGCGGATAGTGGGGCACTCTCTTGGAGGTGCCATTGCTGCTATGCTAGGCCTTCGA CTGTATCGTTGCTATCCAAATCTTCATGTGTATACATATGGAAGCCTTCCATGTGTTGATTCAGTGGTGGCAGAAGCCTGTTCAGATTTTGTGACAAG CATTGTATACGACAATGAATTTTCTGCGCGCCTTTCAGTGGGATCAATCCACCGACTTCGTGCAGCTGCCATTATGGCACTTTCTCAAGATTCAAAAACTGATACAGCATTGATGTATAGACTCGCCCGCCAATTTCTATATCTTGGCCAGTATCAATCCCAGGGAATTAGAAAACTGGCACCTGGCTCGGTATTTAACTCTGATCCAGTCTCAACTGGAGAATATGGTCGAAACGTATGTGGGGGCCAATATTCTAATAAGGATAAAG GAAAGGACGAACGTTTCAGTGATTTGTTCCTCTTGGGTGAGGCAGTTGTGGAAGAAGTGGTTGTTGATGTTGAGCATGACAATCTCACCAGCCCTTTTAAAGATGACATTTCAATTGCAAATTCATTTGATGATCCTGTGACCGAATTTATGGAGACTCTCCCAAATTCTAACCATGCTTCGGCTGATGATCCAAAAGAGATGTTTCTACCAGGTCTCATTGTCCATATAGTGCCAGATAAGAGGAGCTTGCTCACTCCCATTTGGAAAGCTTTGACAATCAGCGAGATGCCACAGAAATTTAAAGCATATATATCAGACAGAGAGACATTCAAAGATATTGTGGTCTCCCCTTCAATGTTTCTTGACCATCTTCCTTGGAG ATCAACGAAGACATGGGTTATTATGTGCATAAGCTGCAGTGCTTGCCTTCTAGACTTCTGGACAAAGCCGTGTCATAACTCCTG A
- the LOC115739131 gene encoding uncharacterized protein LOC115739131 isoform X3, translating into MAWWVLNNLRYSTMVLGVSNAAVVILGCCLLLISFPSCGPRQTLPFAAVTLAAAVRILAMVRTGIAQEATATTVLESSHSAVVDAVIRQERRMRYKKWIRWTRFATVVMMVQFVAATYLVLKMVKSISNNETTSDCILGIVSKASLWKRNMLVLFIVMVCFVALLQCFTGSDVLRWRSFYATEDNAWKAHYREVFDHGMREALCCLGRVKYLSVMEEDEVYSVARLLGDLVAYRASGTGHLELLAGLALFQRNSLSSKHHGGLTDAPRGQIEEAATLHKFAEAAYTVFDLLGPLLDFGRNPFIFPCAWLYRQGILTPWSCNRRPKLHGDNWWRGHAAAFLKYAGLPPDALRQGRVCQAKCEAAYFIAVLHHARTVVVAVRGTETPEDLITDGLCRECTLSAEDLDGLMSHPCSDIRQSIKTSFPHYGHSGIVVAARELFLQVEGNPGNNAGDEEPILRSHLSSLMGPGCECDGYNLRIVGHSLGGAIAAMLGLRLYRCYPNLHVYTYGSLPCVDSVVAEACSDFVTSIVYDNEFSARLSVGSIHRLRAAAIMALSQDSKTDTALMYRLARQFLYLGQYQSQGIRKLAPGSVFNSDPVSTGEYGRNVCGGQYSNKDKGKDERFSDLFLLGEAVVEEVVVDVEHDNLTSPFKDDISIANSFDDPVTEFMETLPNSNHASADDPKEMFLPGLIVHIVPDKRSLLTPIWKALTISEMPQKFKAYISDRETFKDIVVSPSMFLDHLPWRCHNALQNILAAQD; encoded by the exons ATGGCGTGGTGGGTCCTGAATAACCTGAGGTACTCGACGATGGTGTTGGGCGTCTCCAACGCGGCGGTGGTGATCCTGGGCTGCTGTCTCTTGCTCATCTCTTTTCCCTCCTGTGGCCCTCGCCAGACGCTTCCTTTCGCGGCGGTCACCTTGGCCGCTGCCGTCAGAATCCTCGCCATGGTTCGTACGGGGATCGCCCAAGAAGCCACGGCCACGACCGTCCTCGAGTCTTCCCACAGCGCAGTCGTCGATGCCGTCATTCGCCAGGAGAGACGG ATGAGGTATAAAAAATGGATTCGGTGGACCCGATTTGCTACGGTTGTCATGATGGTGCAATTCGTGGCTGCAACTTATCTTGTGCTCAAGATGGTTAAGTCTATTTCCAACAATGAAACAACGAGTGATTGCATCTTAG GGATTGTCTCCAAAGCAAGCTTGTGGAAGCGAAATATGCTGGTTTTATTCATTGTCATGGTGTGTTTTGTTGCACTACTTCAGTGTTTTACGGGCTCCGATGTTCTGAGGTGGAGATCATTTTATGCAACTGAGGACAATGCATGGAAGGCCCACTATAGGGAGGTATTTGATCATGGCATGCGTGAGGCTTTATGCTGTCTTGGACGTGTAAAATACTT GAGTGTTATGGAGGAAGATGAAGTTTATTCAGTAGCACGACTACTTGGGGATCTTGTTGCCTATCGTGCGTCAGGCACTGGCCACCTGGAACTTTTGGCAG GCCTAGCTTTGTTTCAGAGGAACAGTCTTTCATCAAAACATCATGGAGGGCTAACGGATGCACCTAGAGGACAAATCGAGGAGGCCGCCACTCTTCATAAGTTTGCTGAAGCTGCCTACACAGTATTTGATCTTCTG GGTCCTTTGCTTGATTTTGGAAGAAATCCCTTCATCTTTCCATGTGCATGGCTCTACAGGCAGGGGATCTTGACTCCCTGGTCCTGCAACAG GAGGCCAAAACTTCATGGCGATAATTGGTGGCGAGGTCATGCAGCTGCCTTCTTGAAGTATGCTGGTCTGCCTCCTGACGCACTTCGCCAAGGCCGTGTCTGTCAG GCAAAATGTGAGGCTGCGTATTTCATTGCTGTTCTCCATCATGCAAGGACAGTTGTAGTTGCTGTTCGTGGAACTGAGACACCTGAAGACCTCATAACAGATGGTTTATGCAGAGAATGCACCCTCTCTGCCGAAGACTTGGATGGATTGATGAG TCACCCTTGCTCTGACATCAGGCAAAGCATCAAGACCTCTTTTCCCCATTATGGGCACTCTGGGATCGTCGTGGCTGCACGAGAACTTTTTCTGCAAGTTGAAGGAAATCCTGGAAACAATG CAGGAGACGAGGAGCCCATATTGAGGAGCCATCTGTCCTCATTGATGGGTCCAGGATGTGAGTGTGATGGTTACAATTTGCGGATAGTGGGGCACTCTCTTGGAGGTGCCATTGCTGCTATGCTAGGCCTTCGA CTGTATCGTTGCTATCCAAATCTTCATGTGTATACATATGGAAGCCTTCCATGTGTTGATTCAGTGGTGGCAGAAGCCTGTTCAGATTTTGTGACAAG CATTGTATACGACAATGAATTTTCTGCGCGCCTTTCAGTGGGATCAATCCACCGACTTCGTGCAGCTGCCATTATGGCACTTTCTCAAGATTCAAAAACTGATACAGCATTGATGTATAGACTCGCCCGCCAATTTCTATATCTTGGCCAGTATCAATCCCAGGGAATTAGAAAACTGGCACCTGGCTCGGTATTTAACTCTGATCCAGTCTCAACTGGAGAATATGGTCGAAACGTATGTGGGGGCCAATATTCTAATAAGGATAAAG GAAAGGACGAACGTTTCAGTGATTTGTTCCTCTTGGGTGAGGCAGTTGTGGAAGAAGTGGTTGTTGATGTTGAGCATGACAATCTCACCAGCCCTTTTAAAGATGACATTTCAATTGCAAATTCATTTGATGATCCTGTGACCGAATTTATGGAGACTCTCCCAAATTCTAACCATGCTTCGGCTGATGATCCAAAAGAGATGTTTCTACCAGGTCTCATTGTCCATATAGTGCCAGATAAGAGGAGCTTGCTCACTCCCATTTGGAAAGCTTTGACAATCAGCGAGATGCCACAGAAATTTAAAGCATATATATCAGACAGAGAGACATTCAAAGATATTGTGGTCTCCCCTTCAATGTTTCTTGACCATCTTCCTTGGAG ATGCCACAATGCTCTGCAAAACATATTGGCTGCTCAAGACTGA
- the LOC115739131 gene encoding uncharacterized protein LOC115739131 isoform X4 — translation MAWWVLNNLRYSTMVLGVSNAAVVILGCCLLLISFPSCGPRQTLPFAAVTLAAAVRILAMVRTGIAQEATATTVLESSHSAVVDAVIRQERRMRYKKWIRWTRFATVVMMVQFVAATYLVLKMVKSISNNETTSDCILGIVSKASLWKRNMLVLFIVMVCFVALLQCFTGSDVLRWRSFYATEDNAWKAHYREVFDHGMREALCCLGRVKYLSVMEEDEVYSVARLLGDLVAYRASGTGHLELLAGLALFQRNSLSSKHHGGLTDAPRGQIEEAATLHKFAEAAYTGPLLDFGRNPFIFPCAWLYRQGILTPWSCNRRPKLHGDNWWRGHAAAFLKYAGLPPDALRQGRVCQAKCEAAYFIAVLHHARTVVVAVRGTETPEDLITDGLCRECTLSAEDLDGLMSHPCSDIRQSIKTSFPHYGHSGIVVAARELFLQVEGNPGNNAGDEEPILRSHLSSLMGPGCECDGYNLRIVGHSLGGAIAAMLGLRLYRCYPNLHVYTYGSLPCVDSVVAEACSDFVTSIVYDNEFSARLSVGSIHRLRAAAIMALSQDSKTDTALMYRLARQFLYLGQYQSQGIRKLAPGSVFNSDPVSTGEYGRNVCGGQYSNKDKGKDERFSDLFLLGEAVVEEVVVDVEHDNLTSPFKDDISIANSFDDPVTEFMETLPNSNHASADDPKEMFLPGLIVHIVPDKRSLLTPIWKALTISEMPQKFKAYISDRETFKDIVVSPSMFLDHLPWRCHNALQNILAAQD, via the exons ATGGCGTGGTGGGTCCTGAATAACCTGAGGTACTCGACGATGGTGTTGGGCGTCTCCAACGCGGCGGTGGTGATCCTGGGCTGCTGTCTCTTGCTCATCTCTTTTCCCTCCTGTGGCCCTCGCCAGACGCTTCCTTTCGCGGCGGTCACCTTGGCCGCTGCCGTCAGAATCCTCGCCATGGTTCGTACGGGGATCGCCCAAGAAGCCACGGCCACGACCGTCCTCGAGTCTTCCCACAGCGCAGTCGTCGATGCCGTCATTCGCCAGGAGAGACGG ATGAGGTATAAAAAATGGATTCGGTGGACCCGATTTGCTACGGTTGTCATGATGGTGCAATTCGTGGCTGCAACTTATCTTGTGCTCAAGATGGTTAAGTCTATTTCCAACAATGAAACAACGAGTGATTGCATCTTAG GGATTGTCTCCAAAGCAAGCTTGTGGAAGCGAAATATGCTGGTTTTATTCATTGTCATGGTGTGTTTTGTTGCACTACTTCAGTGTTTTACGGGCTCCGATGTTCTGAGGTGGAGATCATTTTATGCAACTGAGGACAATGCATGGAAGGCCCACTATAGGGAGGTATTTGATCATGGCATGCGTGAGGCTTTATGCTGTCTTGGACGTGTAAAATACTT GAGTGTTATGGAGGAAGATGAAGTTTATTCAGTAGCACGACTACTTGGGGATCTTGTTGCCTATCGTGCGTCAGGCACTGGCCACCTGGAACTTTTGGCAG GCCTAGCTTTGTTTCAGAGGAACAGTCTTTCATCAAAACATCATGGAGGGCTAACGGATGCACCTAGAGGACAAATCGAGGAGGCCGCCACTCTTCATAAGTTTGCTGAAGCTGCCTACACA GGTCCTTTGCTTGATTTTGGAAGAAATCCCTTCATCTTTCCATGTGCATGGCTCTACAGGCAGGGGATCTTGACTCCCTGGTCCTGCAACAG GAGGCCAAAACTTCATGGCGATAATTGGTGGCGAGGTCATGCAGCTGCCTTCTTGAAGTATGCTGGTCTGCCTCCTGACGCACTTCGCCAAGGCCGTGTCTGTCAG GCAAAATGTGAGGCTGCGTATTTCATTGCTGTTCTCCATCATGCAAGGACAGTTGTAGTTGCTGTTCGTGGAACTGAGACACCTGAAGACCTCATAACAGATGGTTTATGCAGAGAATGCACCCTCTCTGCCGAAGACTTGGATGGATTGATGAG TCACCCTTGCTCTGACATCAGGCAAAGCATCAAGACCTCTTTTCCCCATTATGGGCACTCTGGGATCGTCGTGGCTGCACGAGAACTTTTTCTGCAAGTTGAAGGAAATCCTGGAAACAATG CAGGAGACGAGGAGCCCATATTGAGGAGCCATCTGTCCTCATTGATGGGTCCAGGATGTGAGTGTGATGGTTACAATTTGCGGATAGTGGGGCACTCTCTTGGAGGTGCCATTGCTGCTATGCTAGGCCTTCGA CTGTATCGTTGCTATCCAAATCTTCATGTGTATACATATGGAAGCCTTCCATGTGTTGATTCAGTGGTGGCAGAAGCCTGTTCAGATTTTGTGACAAG CATTGTATACGACAATGAATTTTCTGCGCGCCTTTCAGTGGGATCAATCCACCGACTTCGTGCAGCTGCCATTATGGCACTTTCTCAAGATTCAAAAACTGATACAGCATTGATGTATAGACTCGCCCGCCAATTTCTATATCTTGGCCAGTATCAATCCCAGGGAATTAGAAAACTGGCACCTGGCTCGGTATTTAACTCTGATCCAGTCTCAACTGGAGAATATGGTCGAAACGTATGTGGGGGCCAATATTCTAATAAGGATAAAG GAAAGGACGAACGTTTCAGTGATTTGTTCCTCTTGGGTGAGGCAGTTGTGGAAGAAGTGGTTGTTGATGTTGAGCATGACAATCTCACCAGCCCTTTTAAAGATGACATTTCAATTGCAAATTCATTTGATGATCCTGTGACCGAATTTATGGAGACTCTCCCAAATTCTAACCATGCTTCGGCTGATGATCCAAAAGAGATGTTTCTACCAGGTCTCATTGTCCATATAGTGCCAGATAAGAGGAGCTTGCTCACTCCCATTTGGAAAGCTTTGACAATCAGCGAGATGCCACAGAAATTTAAAGCATATATATCAGACAGAGAGACATTCAAAGATATTGTGGTCTCCCCTTCAATGTTTCTTGACCATCTTCCTTGGAG ATGCCACAATGCTCTGCAAAACATATTGGCTGCTCAAGACTGA